Within the Catalinimonas niigatensis genome, the region ACTCTTCATTTTTTCTCAGGCAGTATGTTTGGCATTTTTTTTTGCCAAAAAGTGCCAAAACCCGATACAGCATTTATCGTGCTAAAAGGTCTTCGTGAACTTGGCTATTAGCACCTTGAATTTAAAGCACTAAACCGTATACAATCAATATTAATAAATCTGCTCAGTGTTATCCCTGACATTCATCCCTTGTAACTTGAACTTTAAAGTATAAATGTCGTGCATTAAAGGTATGCAAGTAGAAATACCCACCGTTACCACTTTACTCGGGCTTGAATTTGACAAGAGCAAAATGCTAGGACTTAATCCTCATATCTCCATTGCCCAGCAAAGTTTACCCCGTAAAGCATTGGATCATTTGAAACAGAATACTAACTTGAGTTATAGTTTCTTAGCTGACTGCCTTCGTATCAATCTTCGTACGCTTCAACGCTATGCACCCGAGCAACTTTTTTCTCAAACGGTCTCGGAGAGAGTCCTTATGATTGCGAATGTATATGCCAAAGGATATGAAGTCTTTGAAGATAAAGACGCTTTCCAAAAATGGATGCAACCCCCTGTACACGCTCTATCCAATCAGGAACCTCAGCAACTATTACCTAGTACGTATGGCATTAATCTTTTGCTCATGGAACTGGGAAGAATTGAACATGGG harbors:
- the parS gene encoding type II RES/Xre toxin-antitoxin system antitoxin produces the protein MQVEIPTVTTLLGLEFDKSKMLGLNPHISIAQQSLPRKALDHLKQNTNLSYSFLADCLRINLRTLQRYAPEQLFSQTVSERVLMIANVYAKGYEVFEDKDAFQKWMQPPVHALSNQEPQQLLPSTYGINLLLMELGRIEHGIFA